The sequence below is a genomic window from Lelliottia sp. JS-SCA-14.
GCTGGCGCGAAACGCCGTGATATCAGACCAGACGCCGAGATGCGTTAACAGCTTTTCGCTGGCGGCGTTAATGGCCGACACGCGCAGCTCTGGCGCTGAGTCCTGCGCAACGGGCTGCGGCGGTTTATTCTCAAGCACCGCCACACGCAGGCCGCTGCCCTGTAAACCGCAGGCCAGCGCCAGCCCCACCATTCCGCCGCCAACAATGGCAACATCAACATTCTGCACTTAGTAACTCCTTAACGAGCGACCCAACCGAGAGTTCGCTGCGCCAGCACGTCGCGTGCCGGAATGAATAGTTCCATCGCCATCAGCCCCGCGTTGCGCCCGGCCACCAGTGGTGCCCAGCGATTCGCGAAAAGATGCACCAGCCCATCGGTCACGCCGATGGTGGCCTCTTTATCTGCCTGACGACGTTTCTGATACTGACAAAGCACGGAATACGCGCCGCAATCTTCACTGTCCTGCCAGGCCTGCGCCAGCGTCTCGGCCAGGCTCATGACGTCGCGCAAACCTAAATTAAACCCCTGTCCGGCAATCGGATGCAGCGTCTGCGCCGCATTCCCGACTAACGCCACGCGATGAGAAACCGACTGCGACGCGGTGGTCAGCGCCAGCGGATACGCCGCGCGCTTTCCGGCGTGGGTGATGCGCCCTAAACGCCAGCCGAAGGCTTTTTGCAGCTCGTCGCAAAAACGCCTATCTGACCAGGCCATGACGTCATCCATCGCGTCTACGGCGTGGCACCAGACCAGCGAACTGCGACCATGAGACATCGGCAGCATCGCCAGCGGACCGTGCTCGGTAAAACGTTCAAAGGCGCGGCCCTGATGGGCAACCGCGGTCGAAACGTTGGCAATTACCGCCGCCTGACCGTAAGGCTGCTGCTGCCAGGCGATACCACACTGGGTCGCCAGCGCGGAGCGGGAACCGTCTGCGGCGACCAGCAGTTTGCCCTCCAGCACATCGCCGTTATCCAGCGTCACGCTCACGCCCTCTTCACTACGGGTGAAACTGGCGACGCGCGCCGGACAGTGGAGCGTCACACCGGGTGCGTCCTGTAGTAAGCGGAACAGGCGCTGACCGACGTCGTGCAGTTCGACCACCTGCCCGAGGGCATCAATGTGGTAATCCTGCGCATCGAGGGTGACAAAACCGGCGTGGCCGCGATCGCTGACGTGAACGGTATTAATAGACGTGGCGCACTCAGCAATCGCCTGCCAGATCCCCAGGCGCGACAGGTGCTGACAGGTGCCCTGCGCCAGCGCAATCGCGCGGGAGTCAAAGCCCGGATGTTCCGTTGTCTGTGGCGCGACGGCCTCGACCAGATGAACCGGGAGCTGGCCGCGCGTCAGCTGTGAAATCGCCAGGGCGAGCGTCGCGCCCGCCATGCCGCCGCCAACGATTACCACGCTCATGCGCGTGCCGCCGCCATCAGGGCTTCGATCTCATCGGCTTTTTTGACGACAGACGCCGTCAGGTTTTCGTTGCCGTTTTCGGTGATCACAATATCGTCTTCGATACGAATCCCAATCCCGCGATACTCGGCAGGGACATCCGCGTCCGGCGCGATGTACAGGCCCGGCTCGACGGTTAACACCATTCCCGGCTCAAGCGTGCGGGAACGATCTGTGCCGTAGACGCCGACATCGTGCACATCCAGCCCCAGCCAGTGGCTGAGACCGTGCATAAAGAACGCGCGATGGGCGTTGTCGGCAATCAGCTCTTCCACATCGCCCTTCAGTACGCCGAGTTTCACCAGGCCGTTGACCATGATGCGGATCACCGAGCCGGTCACTTCCTGAATGGAAGTGCCAGGGCGGAACAAGGTCAGCGCGGTTTCCAGAGACTCAAGAACGATGTCGTAAACCGCGCGCTGGGCTGGCGTGAATTTGCCGTTCACCGGGAAGGTGCGGGTGATGTCACCGGCGTAACCGCGATATTCACACCCCGCGTCGATCAGCACCAGATCGCCGTCGCGCAGTTCACTTTCGTTTTCGGTGTAGTGCAGGATGCAGCCGTTTTCGCCGCCGCCGACAATGGTGTTGTAGGACGGGAAGCGCGCGCCGTGGCGGTTGAACTCATGCAGGATTTCGCCTTCGAGCTGATACTCGAACATCCCCGGACGGCATTTTTCCATCGCACGGGTGTGGGCGAGCGCGCTGATTTCACCCGCGCGGCGCATCACATCCAGCTCTTCCGGCGATTTAAACAGGCGCATTTCATGCACGATCGGACGCCAGTCGGTGATGGACGCAGGCGCGGAGAGATTCTGACGCGAGCCTTTACGCAGTTTATCCAGCGCGGCAAACACCAGCTCATCGGCGTAGGCGTATTCGCCCTGAGCGTGGTAGACCACGTCCAGACCGTTCAGCAGCTGATAGAGCTGTTCGTTGATTTCGCTAAAGGCCAGCGCGCGTTCGACGCCGAGTTTCTCCGGCGCGGCGTCTTGCCCTAAGCGGCGGCCAAACCAGATTTCGGCGGTGAGATCGCGAACGCGGTTAAAGAGAACGCTGTGGTTGTGGGTGTCATCGCTTTTGATCAGCACCAGCACCGCTTCGGGCTCGTTAAAGCCGGTGAAGTACCAGAAATCGCTGCTCTGGCGATAGGGATATTCGCTGTCATTGCTGCGCGTGGCTTCCGGTGCGGCAAAGATCAGCGCCGCGCTGCCCGGCTGCATGTTGGCTAACAGCGCCTGACGGCGGCGAAGATACTCCTGCTGAGTCATGACACCCTCCTGTGCGTTCTTTTTTTTAATGTAAGGTCGGTTTGCGTACTTCCGGTGCGGTCGGCTGTGAGCGCGTAAAGGTGTCGTGGCACAGCAGCGCCGCTACACGAACGTACTCGATAATCTCTTCGACGGACATTTCCAGCTCTTCCTGGTCTTCGTCTTCGTCGTAGCCCAGCTGCGCGATGTTACGCAGATCGTCGATCGCTTCACCCGCTTCGCCGGTGACTTTATCGAGCTTCGGCTGCGTGACGCCCAGACCCAGCAGATAGTGGTTTACCCAGCCCGCCAGGGCATCGGCGCGGTCGAAAACGCTGACGTCATCGCCATCAGGCAGATAAAGCTGAAAAAGGAAGCCGTCGTCCTCCAGGGAGTCGCTGGTCGCGGAGTGCATTTTACGCAGCGCTTCCGCCAGTTCGTGACCAAAGGCCAGACCTTCGTTCGTCAGGTCGTGAAGCAGCGGCTGCCATGAGCTGTCGCTGTTTCCGCCGCACAGCATGCCACTGATCAGACCGTGCATTTCAGCAGGGGTCAAACCCACGCCCTGCTGGTTAAGTAACTGGCTTACTTCGTTGTAACCAGGCATTTCGTTCTGTATAGACATGCGCATTCGTCATCGTTGGAGGAATATTCATGATATGCTACCACTTTGGACCCTGGAGATACCAGAAAAGGGCTTGTATCTTCATATCAGGGTAGCTATAGTGTCGCCCCTTCGCAGCCCCCGGGCCGAGTGCGAAGGTCGCGCAGTCAATCAGCAGGAAGGTGGCATGTCTGCACAACCCGTCGATCTCCAGATTTTTGGCCGTTCGCTGCGAGTGAATTGTCCGCCTGAACAAAGGGATGCTTTGAGTCAGGCTGCGGACGACTTGAATCAGCGGTTGCAAGATCTAAAAGAACGCACTAGAGTCACAAATACTGAGCAGCTGGTTTTCATCGCCGCGTTGAACATCAGCTATGAATTAACTCAGGAAAAAGCGAAGACCCGCGACTACGCGGCGAGCATGGAGCAACGCATTAAAATGCTCCAGCAGACCATTGAACAAGCGTTGCTTGATCAGGGTCGCACTCCCGAAAGGCCAGTGCAAAAGTTTGAATAACACTTCGCAGTTGACTATGGTAGAGTGACTGTGAAGACAAAATTTCTCTGAGATGTTCGCAAGCGGGCCAGTCCCCTGAGCCGATATTTCATACCACAAGAATGTGGCGCTCCATGGTCGGTGAGCATGCTCGGTTCGTCCGAGAAGCCTTAAGACTATGACGACACATTCACCTTGAACCAAGGGTTCAAGGGTTACAGCCTGCGGCGGCATCTCGGAGATTCCCCTTCTTTACTACCTTCAAGCATCATGACTCAATTTCCTGAAGTCCCTGCTTCCCGACAAGCTATCCGTCAGTTAATCCGCAAACACCGTCGAGCGCTTTCGCCCGAACAACAAGCTCATTTTGCCCAGCAAGCTGCCGCGCGCATGATGGCGTATCCGCCCGTTGTGATGGCGCATACGGTCGCCCTGTTTCTGTCGTTTGACGGCGAGCTTGATACTCAACCGCTGATCGAACAACTCTGGCGCGCCGGGAAAAAGGTTTATCTGCCGGTGCTGCATCCGTTCAGTCCGGGCAATCTGCTGTTCTTGCACTACCATCCGCAAAGCGAACTGGTGGTGAACCGTCTGAAAATCACCGAACCGAAACTCGACGTGCGCGATGTGCTGCCGTTGCAGGATTTGGATGTGCTGATTACGCCACTGGTGGCTTTCGATGAGAGCGGTCAGCGTCTGGGGATGGGCGGCGGATTTTACGATCGCACGCTGCAGAACTGGCAGCAGTATGGTTTGCAGCCGGTGGGTTATGCCCATGATTGTCAGGGCGTGAAAGCGCTGCCGGTGGAGAAATGGGATGTACCGCTGCCTGCGGTGGTGACGCCTTCGAAATTGTGGGAGTGGTGAAATAACAAAGCCGGGTGGCGGCTACGCCTTACCCGGCCTACAAAACCACGATTAACCCGTAGGTCGGGTAAGCGCAAGCGCCACCCGACACAGCAAACCGCAGATTAGTACAACAGACGCGCGCGAATCGTGCCTGGAATCGCCTTCATGCTCAGCAATGCTTTCTCCGCCACTTCATCATCTGCTTCGATATCAATGACTACATAGCCCATCTGCGAGTTAGTTTGCAGGTACTGCGCCGCAATGTTGACGCTCTGCTCGGCGAAGATCTGGTTAATCGCGGTCAGCACGCCAGGACGATTCTCGTGAATGTGCAGCAAACGGCGCCCGCCATGTAATGGCAGAGACACTTCCGGGAAGTTCACCGCCGACAGCGTAGAGCCGTTATCGGAATACTTACTCAGTTTGCCCGCCACTTCCAGACCGATGTTTTCCTGCGCTTCCTGAGTCGAGCCGCCAATGTGCGGCGTCAGGATCACGTTGTCGAATTCACACAGCGGAGAGGTGAACGGATCGGTGTTGGTCGCCGGTTCCGTCGGGAAGACATCGATAGCCGCGCCCGCCAGATGCTTACTGCGCAGGGCCTCGCACAGGGCAGGAATATCTACCACTGTACCGCGCGCGGCGTTAATCAGCAGAGAACCCGGCTTCATCAGCGCCAGCTCTTCCGCGCCCATCATGTTTTTGGTGGAGGCGTTTTCCGGCACATGCAGGCTCACCACGTCGCTCATGTTGAGCAGATCGGAAAGATGCTGCACCTGAGTTGCATTACCCAGCGGGAGTTTGTTTTCGATATCGTAGAAGAAGACGTTCATCCCGAGAGATTCCGCCAGAATCCCGAGCTGCGTACCGATATGGCCGTAGCCGATGATCCCCAGCTTTTTACCACGCGCTTCAAACGAGCCAGAGGCCAGTTTGTTCCACACGCCACGGTGCGCTTTGGCGTTGGCTTCAGGAATGCCGCGCAGCAGGAGCAGCAGCTCGCCAATCACTAACTCCGCCACGGAACGGGTGTTGGAGAAAGGAGCGTTAAAGACCGGCACGCCGCGTTTAGCCGCTGCATTCAGATCCACCTGGTTGGTACCGATACAGAAACAGCCAATCGCCACCAGCTTCTCAGCGCAGGCAATAACCTCTTCAGTCAGATGGGTACGGGATCGCAGGCCGATGAAATGGGCATCACGGATGGATTCTTTCAGCTGCTCAGTATCCAGCGCGCCTTTGTGGAATTCGATGTTGGTGTAACCTGCTGCACGAAGGTTATCCAGTGCTTTCTGATGCACTCCTTCGACGAGCAGAAACTTAATCTTGTCTTTTTCCAGTGATACCTTTGCCATTTACCCGACCCTGTTTTGTCTGAACTGATGTTGTGCTGGATTTAAATCCGCTCCAGCCAACATATCAAAAAAAACTATTGCAGCAATATGAACGTTTGCGTCGGCACTCTGAAGAAAAGTCATCCAGAGCGAAATGTCAGAGGAAAATGCTGTGGTTAATCGGGAAAGCGGCAGGATCGTCAGAACAGGTGAAAAAACGTGACACAAGTCACCGAATTTGGCTTTTGAAAAATATTTAGCGGGGGGAGAGCTCCCCCCGTCAGATCATTTTACGATGGTTTTCACGCCA
It includes:
- the ubiH gene encoding 2-octaprenyl-6-methoxyphenyl hydroxylase → MSVVIVGGGMAGATLALAISQLTRGQLPVHLVEAVAPQTTEHPGFDSRAIALAQGTCQHLSRLGIWQAIAECATSINTVHVSDRGHAGFVTLDAQDYHIDALGQVVELHDVGQRLFRLLQDAPGVTLHCPARVASFTRSEEGVSVTLDNGDVLEGKLLVAADGSRSALATQCGIAWQQQPYGQAAVIANVSTAVAHQGRAFERFTEHGPLAMLPMSHGRSSLVWCHAVDAMDDVMAWSDRRFCDELQKAFGWRLGRITHAGKRAAYPLALTTASQSVSHRVALVGNAAQTLHPIAGQGFNLGLRDVMSLAETLAQAWQDSEDCGAYSVLCQYQKRRQADKEATIGVTDGLVHLFANRWAPLVAGRNAGLMAMELFIPARDVLAQRTLGWVAR
- the pepP gene encoding Xaa-Pro aminopeptidase, whose product is MTQQEYLRRRQALLANMQPGSAALIFAAPEATRSNDSEYPYRQSSDFWYFTGFNEPEAVLVLIKSDDTHNHSVLFNRVRDLTAEIWFGRRLGQDAAPEKLGVERALAFSEINEQLYQLLNGLDVVYHAQGEYAYADELVFAALDKLRKGSRQNLSAPASITDWRPIVHEMRLFKSPEELDVMRRAGEISALAHTRAMEKCRPGMFEYQLEGEILHEFNRHGARFPSYNTIVGGGENGCILHYTENESELRDGDLVLIDAGCEYRGYAGDITRTFPVNGKFTPAQRAVYDIVLESLETALTLFRPGTSIQEVTGSVIRIMVNGLVKLGVLKGDVEELIADNAHRAFFMHGLSHWLGLDVHDVGVYGTDRSRTLEPGMVLTVEPGLYIAPDADVPAEYRGIGIRIEDDIVITENGNENLTASVVKKADEIEALMAAARA
- a CDS encoding YecA family protein, with amino-acid sequence MSIQNEMPGYNEVSQLLNQQGVGLTPAEMHGLISGMLCGGNSDSSWQPLLHDLTNEGLAFGHELAEALRKMHSATSDSLEDDGFLFQLYLPDGDDVSVFDRADALAGWVNHYLLGLGVTQPKLDKVTGEAGEAIDDLRNIAQLGYDEDEDQEELEMSVEEIIEYVRVAALLCHDTFTRSQPTAPEVRKPTLH
- the zapA gene encoding cell division protein ZapA produces the protein MSAQPVDLQIFGRSLRVNCPPEQRDALSQAADDLNQRLQDLKERTRVTNTEQLVFIAALNISYELTQEKAKTRDYAASMEQRIKMLQQTIEQALLDQGRTPERPVQKFE
- a CDS encoding 5-formyltetrahydrofolate cyclo-ligase; protein product: MTQFPEVPASRQAIRQLIRKHRRALSPEQQAHFAQQAAARMMAYPPVVMAHTVALFLSFDGELDTQPLIEQLWRAGKKVYLPVLHPFSPGNLLFLHYHPQSELVVNRLKITEPKLDVRDVLPLQDLDVLITPLVAFDESGQRLGMGGGFYDRTLQNWQQYGLQPVGYAHDCQGVKALPVEKWDVPLPAVVTPSKLWEW
- the serA gene encoding phosphoglycerate dehydrogenase, producing MAKVSLEKDKIKFLLVEGVHQKALDNLRAAGYTNIEFHKGALDTEQLKESIRDAHFIGLRSRTHLTEEVIACAEKLVAIGCFCIGTNQVDLNAAAKRGVPVFNAPFSNTRSVAELVIGELLLLLRGIPEANAKAHRGVWNKLASGSFEARGKKLGIIGYGHIGTQLGILAESLGMNVFFYDIENKLPLGNATQVQHLSDLLNMSDVVSLHVPENASTKNMMGAEELALMKPGSLLINAARGTVVDIPALCEALRSKHLAGAAIDVFPTEPATNTDPFTSPLCEFDNVILTPHIGGSTQEAQENIGLEVAGKLSKYSDNGSTLSAVNFPEVSLPLHGGRRLLHIHENRPGVLTAINQIFAEQSVNIAAQYLQTNSQMGYVVIDIEADDEVAEKALLSMKAIPGTIRARLLY